In the genome of Populus nigra chromosome 19, ddPopNigr1.1, whole genome shotgun sequence, the window GTCTATTAATGTTTCTTGTGAATtgttttaaagagtttttatttaCGGAGGTGCATTACGAGTGCAGTATTCGGTTGATGAATCGGCTGCTACTAAACTGAAGGAGATTTGTTGCGGCTAGAAAAGGGAACTATACGTGTGCCTGCCAGGTGTTTGTCATTATACCCCAACGGGTAGTCACGAACTCTTATGTTTTCGAATTGTGAGGATTTATGACTTGTTTCTGCTCGGCTTTTAATGTGGTTGGATTTTTCGCTTATTTCTacattttttagatatttatgtTTGCCGACGGGTTGTGTACGATTAGATTAATAACAGTAGTCGATTGAATGAAGTATCTCATTTTGATCAAGTGAGGTACGCTAATTCTGTGGTTTTCTTCCTTCCATATGTGTTGTGTTGCTGAAGAAGTATCGTCCATTTGCATTCCCTGTAAAACAACAGCTTGTATGCTTTTATTATTAATGGTTACAAGTAGGCTGCTTACATGAAGTGACTGGTTATACCTTAAACTGACATTAATTCTCATCTGCATTTCATGGATTACTAGTTGTAGTTTTTGCCCCCTTTCTGTCCAAGGTTATATTTTAACCTTTCAATTGTATTACTCGgaggttaatttttaatttccttgCTAATCCTTCCTCTCTACTCTTCGACACCACACGATATTAACAATTATTCTTCTAAATATAATTCTATTGATTCAATATCGACCATGTCCATAGGATTTGTTGGTCAGATCATGTTAGCTCAATTTGTTTGTTAGGAACTTAACTGCGTGCGTGCATGTTTTAGAAATTCAAAAACTAGATTTATTATAATCACGTGCAATGATCCTTACgggtttttaattattgaaagcCCCTCTAAAAACTCGACATGAAATTTCCAACCTTCGAAACCAAAATGCTGATGCTTTTCTTCTCGGTAGAAGCTAAGTAAATCAACGATGGCTCAACAACCGTTAGACGGACGGGGGGGCATCATTGCCCTCTcggttaaaattttaagttatttttttatttaaaaatatttttaataacaagatatatcaaatcaatttaaaaaaatgttagactTCAATACCAGAAAGAACTAAATATCGAACCATGTAACTAAACATGGAGACCAGGCACATTGACGAGGGCAAGCGACCAGCGAGGTGTGGAAAGGCGCGTCATGCAACTAAGGAAATGTCGGGAAGGGATTGACTGTCAGACACCTCGAAGCTCTAGTTTCTAGCCAGGTCTGTTTCCAAGTGTCTCTTTCAGTAAACATAATTGCCACGTTCCCTCCATGTGTCTGCTGTTTCGTAGTTGCCAGCTATCAGCAGCTCAGGAGAGTGGAAACTGTACCAGCAGCGGCCGAATACTTGACTCATTCGTCACCGGCTGttagaattttttgttttagaatacGTTTACTTATTTGATATAATCGATTGagttttttaactaaaacaaattgcatgcattttcaacataaatttctagtattaaaaaaattaatttggggtTTGAGTTATTGACGTTAGAATCCGTGTATTAAAAACGATTATTGTCTTTAACaattgtttaatataaatactaattacactaataattgtttaaaacaatcgctaataaatttttattagcggtctattaataaaactataatttttactaGCGGATGAGTTTAATCCCGGTATCTATGtattaagagcgtgtttggcagtgtggttgtgggtgttttttaaataacttttcgtgctaaaatgcatGCCTACAATGTTAAAATGCATACCtacaatgtatttttatttttaaaaattatttttgatatcaacaaccgcgttcccaaacggtgcctaaaTTGTGCTGGAGCGGTAAGAGTTCCCGTAAGGAAAGGGAAGGGTGTAGGACAGCAGTGTATGAACGAAGTGCGTGCGACTTCAATACGTACCTCATCTTGTAGCCGTCCATCACAATTGAAATCGTCATCTGTGTAACCCCTGATCTGGACTGCTCGTGATAAGATGGAAATGTACGATCTGTGGCTCTCCTGCGCGGCTGATCTTTCTTGAGAAACAGCTCGTGGGCCCACTTCTTATGTCAGTTTTGCAACATAATGAAAGCTGAATGTTTAACCCCCACGCGCCCTCTCTTTAGAATCTCCCACGCCCATCAAAGGTCAATCAGCTCCAAATTTTACTAGCATTTTCAGTGGAGTCTCGCGAATGTTATCCTCGTCTTTTTTCCTTGCCTCTGTAGTGTACCTCAAATTCAATGtatatgatgatttttaaaCACGAGCTCAGAAATAATCCGAAATAATCTTGTATTGTTTGAGAATGTAatataaattgagtttttttaatttttaattttttaaaaaataatttttttatatttttaaatcattttaatgtgtgatattaaaaaatatttttaaaaaaataaattttttattttaatatatttctaaaaaaaataccttaaacCACTAtcttatatatttctaaaaaagtattaatagtGGAGTTTTATAGAGGTAGTTGGAaactttcttatatttttttcatccttgCTTAGTCTCATCTCTTTTATatttctccttgtttttttttctttatctgagGCAAATTcacaatgaataaaattattaaaatgttattttattttaattgtttccgGATAAGATAATAGTTTGtgtaataatattgaaaattaccctgtgaattattttatattatctaaaatgcaaaatctataaaaatatgCTAATGGGTattatttgagaataaaatGTGTATTTTTCTaagacaaagaaaataaatagataaggAAATGGAGTTTTAATTAGagagatatatattttaattagagagagacatatatttttttcttttttattctaataaatgagatttttatgaatatttatttcaaaggatttcagtttttcatttaaaaagcatgttgctaataaaaaaaaaatcatcaacaggAGAATGAAAGTTcccatgataaaataaatttcatttcaaagttTAAATCGTTTGTCTTCCATGTactgtctatttttattttaacataattagataaaatattcttttaaaaaactgcTGGATAAAAATACCAGCTCCATTccattttaactttaaatagATTATTCACTGATGAATACTATTTTTCTCGTACTTGTCTTGAATTATAATTTGCAACGATAATGTCAGTAACAAAGCTATCACAATATGtttgttgttgatttttaaagtatttttttattaaaaaataaattaaaatattatttttttatttttaaaaaattatttttgatatcaacgcattaaaatgatctaaaaataccaaaaactattaatttaaaacaaattaaaatttaaaatttaaaatttaaaattaaaatttttcaaaaacatttttaaaactcaaaaacaaacaatcaatTCAAATCCGAAACTTTTCTATACTAAAACAAGTGACATTCTTTACGGAGCTTAACACTTCGCCTGTTTGGTGATGTGGTTCTGTGTGAGATTGAGATTGAGtcgcaaaaatatatatttggttaagtTAAAACGTGGTTTTATTTTGATGAGACCCATCATAAATTGAAGCTGCACCTCAAGttcaataaaagcaaaaaaattgagCTTTGCAAGTAGCAATTCACCTCAATTTTTCTAGAATAAAGAGGAACGTCGGGAGACGaaacataaatgaaaaggaaaggtTTAACGGAGGCCAacacaagaagaaaaatgagcACCACCGCCTACCTTCCTCGTGCTACAAGAATCGCCTTGAGTCACAGTCGACAATAGCAACACCACCATCGGAAGGGAGAAAACCACGCAAGGTAGCCTGTTGTTccctttctccttcttcttctccagcTGTATTTCCCTGTCTCTCACTGTTCTGcaaagtgaacagtggagaggtGGATAgtgaattaattatttcttcacTGTTCATGTCCTGGACCGGATCCAACCCAAACCTAAATACATTAGACCAAGTtcgacccagtaaaataaaaaaatccaacaaaatttattagatattatgttttattcgaaaaactagtatttaatattattcaatgggCACTGCATAATTGCATTAGAAGAagatcgcatgatgacgtaacatttgtagaatttaatcgcaatctcaattttattcctgatgatattttacctaatATTGTTGCACGCTCAGGAAGCCATGAAAACTGTAATCCTTGTCGTATAATTttcgtacgtgatgaaattgcagatagtttaatagaacaataaaaaatatttgatataaagtattgtttatttcatgatgtaataacatcagttaaatctataatattttaattaaaaaccatcaatattaatatatgtttttttagttattttacaacctaaatttgaaaagcattcttaaccaaacacattaaacaactttttgttcaacctcaatttcaacgatagttttaaccaaacatatattttagtattttacaaaactaacttcaatttaaagtactttttatgaaacaatgtttttcaaatcacaaccacaaaagttaccacaatctcaaatataCCGAAATCATGTCAATAGTAACAAGGCTCATTTACATTTTTAACCcaaactctttttcttcttcttttattttagcctcattatttttttttaatcttctccatgtttttttttgttagtaattATCCAGGTTATCTATAAatttactaaataaattaacttatattaaaacagattttgtataatttaattttaaactcaggtCAAATAAGGGATTTAGatgatgggtttttttctttattttttttaatttcatctttatattttttaaaattgtgagTCGGGTTGTCTTTGAACCAACTAGATGACCGAGTCATATTAGGACAGTTCTCACACAGTTTATTTTTAAACCGAAGCTAGACAATAAGTTGATTCgagatgtttttttcttgttaattccataatttttcttctcaattccTTTGTTGGATTCTTTTTAATGGCCGATCGAGTTGTTTTTGAACTAATTAAGTTGATTGGTTATGTCGATGCAacctttatataatttaattttaaacctctATTGTACAAGAAGTTAAATAAacagattttaatattttttttctgattatgTCAACCCTTacacgatttaattttaaacttatatCGGACAAGAAGTTAAATTGgaaattttcaatatttatttttctagttatgtTTAATAACAACAACAGATAGTTATttacaaactaaatttttttttataatgttgagtaaatttttttgtcatacaataaaattttaatccaagGTGTAACTATTTACAAGACGAATGCTTGGATGAAGGTTAGGAGTCTCATATCAATCGAGTGGAACACGTAATGCTGGTCcatcagattttaaaaaaatctcatccaGCTAGCAATGTTCAATGATGCCATGATTATAAGAGCGAAAtaattcaaaagtttttaagGATTGCTCCTACTCAATCTATAATTTTAATGCTCCTTAACTTGtgaaaaattaactaattaattaataccaCTGCATACAAGCATCTAATTACCCTTGACAGGGGCGTGGGGTGGCAGCGTCTGAACAAGTGTGTTTAGTAATGAAATGCTTTATAAaagtatatattaataaatttttttattaaaataatgttttttagatttatttttatttttaatgttatcttattaaaatcataattttttttttaaattatcaatttaatattttttaaataaaaaaatatttaaaaattctttaatttaatagtttGTGCAAACACGTTGAGTCGAGTCAGTTTCGTTCTAACCAGCACCCGTCGGTGCATGGTCGTGACTAGTCTGGTGTCTGAGCCAGGcaatgaaagaaagaaggaaagctAACAGGGATTTTAACCAAACCGAATGCTTTGAAGGGCTAAACCACGGTTTTCTCGGGCTAGGCGTGGTTGACTGAAACACTCCGAAACCCAAAGCCAGTATTGGAAATATCAAAGGCCCCCACAAAACTTCACTCCCATTCTACACAACACATTGGTCACTTCACTCTCTCTAAGTCTAAGGTAACGGCTGCTACCCCTGTCCTGACCACACCACCACACTCACACAAACAAAGAACGCCATTTGTTACGCACTGTATTCTTCGTGATTCTAGGCTTTGTTTTAGATGTCTGGGAGTGAGAGTTTTCTTGAGGGGAGCCATCTTGTAGCAGAGGGCAATCCTCCTAGTTTGTCTGAGCTGCTCTTCTCTAATGATGATGAAGTGGGTGCTGGTGTTGATATGGCCCATGCCTCACGTTTCTCTTCCACTGGAAAGTCTGCAAGAATGCTCTCTTTCGGGGGGTATACCCATCAGAATGAAAGTGAAACTGTGATGTTTAGTGAAGCAACAAAGACTACCCCTCAAATCTCTGGAGTCACATGCAGTGACTCATCTTCAGCTTCTTCTGGTAACAACTGCAACGGTACTGTTAATGCAATCAGTACCGTCTCCAAATCAAATGTTAGTATCTGGttgaaatttgtttattttgcttttggatttttctggtCTTCTCTTTATACTTGCTAGTTTTgcagagaaaaagaaatgcGTCAAGCCAAGAAGTAACAGCGAAGAGTACTAAAACAATAGCCAAAACTAATTTGCCTAGCCAGAGAACCAGCAAAAAGACCAAAACTAAGAATCCCAGGTCAACCGGAAATGCTAAGGTTAcggtttatagttttttcttaatttctaggATGTACCTGCATGCACGCTGCatataattctttaattttgacGAAAGTGCACTGATCAGCTTGATTTCCTTTACTGGCAGGTGAAGAGAGAGAAGGTCGGAGACAGAATCACTTCATTGCAACAGCTTGTATCCCCCTTTG includes:
- the LOC133679245 gene encoding transcription factor bHLH113-like; the protein is MSGSESFLEGSHLVAEGNPPSLSELLFSNDDEVGAGVDMAHASRFSSTGKSARMLSFGGYTHQNESETVMFSEATKTTPQISGVTCSDSSSASSGNNCNGTVNAISTVSKSNRKRNASSQEVTAKSTKTIAKTNLPSQRTSKKTKTKNPRSTGNAKVKREKVGDRITSLQQLVSPFGKTDTASVLHEAMGYIRFLQDQVKVLCSPYLQNLPEGGGIGVKEPIQNLSSRGLCLVPVDCTVHLASSNGADFWSPATTEKNHPSFSSSKQ